In Salmo trutta chromosome 28, fSalTru1.1, whole genome shotgun sequence, one DNA window encodes the following:
- the LOC115166235 gene encoding interferon-related developmental regulator 2 isoform X1 produces MPRIKKGKRGSNKCSLRHEVLQLQLSAKGPLSFKGGRNGVKGESGASDDELASDVLSHYSSASESASVVDEATGGGGEPVDEQTAQEETEDKLKQCIDNLMDKSAKTRLAALDSLGGAFSSKLLYDFLIERRLTVSDCLERSLRKGGGEEQAAAATVCAQLCVQLGGGDEGEEGFKILRPVLSAIMIDGCASVSARQSCARALGMCCYVSAAEDGEDLVKSMSHLESVFTMSYPNREGTLPTPNAGAPGLHSAALHAWALLVTLCPASRLTVLLDLHLPKLQACLESSDVNYRIAVGETIALLVELGRDIDREFEFEDSDTLCECLKGLATDGNKHRAKNDRRKQRTIFREVLHYIENEDFSEEKIRFGVEGIYIDSWMRRRVYDAFKEVLESGVRHHLQFNPLLRDIFGLGPPLILDSSVKSSKISRFEKHLFNSAAFKARTKLRNKVRDKRADVM; encoded by the exons ATGCCAAGGATTAAAAAAGGGAAACGTGGTTCGAACAAGT GCTCTCTCCGACATGAGGTTCTACAATTGCAGCTGTCAGCCAAGGGCCccctgtctttcaaag GCGGGAGGAATGGGGTAAAGGGCGAGTCGGGTGCCAGTGATGATGAGCTGGCGTCTGACGTGCTCAGTCACTACAGCAGCGCCAGCGAGAGCGCTTCAGTCGTGGACGAGGCCACTg GGGGAGGTGGTGAACCAGTAGATGAACAGACTGcccaggaggagacagaggacaagCTGAAACAATGCATAGATAACCTGATGGACAAAAG TGCAAAGACGCGCCTGGCAGCCCTAGATTCTCTGGGAGGGGCCTTTTCCTCCAAGCTGCTCTATGACTTCCTGATAGAGAGACGCCTCACAGTCAGCGACTGCTTGGAGAGGAGCCTGCGCAAGG GTGGTGGAGAGGAGCAGGCTGCAGCGGCCACAGTGTGCGCCCAGCTGTGCGTGCAGCTCGGCGGGGGGGACGAGGGTGAGGAGGGTTTCAAGATCCTCCGGCCCGTCCTCAGCGCCATCATGATTGACGGCTGTGCCAGTGTGTCCGCCCGCCAGAGC TGTGCCCGAGCGCTGGGTATGTGCTGCTACGTTTCTGCTGCGGAAGATGGAGAG GACTTGGTGAAATCCATGAGTCACCTGGAGAGTGTATTCACCATGTCGTACCCCAACCGCGAGGGCACCCTGCCCACCCCCAATGCCGGTGCCCCAGGGCTCCACAGCGCCGCCCTGCATGCCTGGGCCCTGCTCGTCACCCTCTGCCCCGCCTCCCGCCTTACTGTGCTGCTGGACCT ACATCTACCCAAGCTACAGGCCTGCCTGGAGAGCAGCGACGTGAACTACAGGATAGCTGTGGGGGAGACCATAGCCTTGCTGGTTGAACTGGGAAGAGATATAGACAGG GAATTTGAGTTCGAAGACAGCGACACGCTGTGTGAGTGCCTGAAGGGCCTGGCCACCGACGGGAACAAGCACCGTGCCAAGAACGACAGGAGGAAACAGCGCACCATATTCAGAGAGGTGCTACATTACATAGAG AACGAGGACTTCTCCGAGGAGAAGATCCGCTTTGGTGTGGAGGGCATCTACATCGACAGCTGGATGCGCAGGAGGGTCTACGACGCCTTCAAAGAGGTGCTGGAGTCTGGAGTGAGACACCATCTTCAG TTTAACCCGCTGCTGAGGGACATATTTGGCCTGGGACCCCCCCTGATACTGGACTCGTCTGTCAAATCCAGCAAGATCTCTCGTTTCGAGAAG CATCTGTTCAACTCAGCGGCATTCAAAGCCAGGACTAAACTAAGGAACAAAGTGAGGGACAAGAGAGCAGATGTGATGTGA
- the LOC115166235 gene encoding interferon-related developmental regulator 2 isoform X2 has protein sequence MPRIKKGKRGSNKCGRNGVKGESGASDDELASDVLSHYSSASESASVVDEATGGGGEPVDEQTAQEETEDKLKQCIDNLMDKSAKTRLAALDSLGGAFSSKLLYDFLIERRLTVSDCLERSLRKGGGEEQAAAATVCAQLCVQLGGGDEGEEGFKILRPVLSAIMIDGCASVSARQSCARALGMCCYVSAAEDGEDLVKSMSHLESVFTMSYPNREGTLPTPNAGAPGLHSAALHAWALLVTLCPASRLTVLLDLHLPKLQACLESSDVNYRIAVGETIALLVELGRDIDREFEFEDSDTLCECLKGLATDGNKHRAKNDRRKQRTIFREVLHYIENEDFSEEKIRFGVEGIYIDSWMRRRVYDAFKEVLESGVRHHLQFNPLLRDIFGLGPPLILDSSVKSSKISRFEKHLFNSAAFKARTKLRNKVRDKRADVM, from the exons ATGCCAAGGATTAAAAAAGGGAAACGTGGTTCGAACAAGT GCGGGAGGAATGGGGTAAAGGGCGAGTCGGGTGCCAGTGATGATGAGCTGGCGTCTGACGTGCTCAGTCACTACAGCAGCGCCAGCGAGAGCGCTTCAGTCGTGGACGAGGCCACTg GGGGAGGTGGTGAACCAGTAGATGAACAGACTGcccaggaggagacagaggacaagCTGAAACAATGCATAGATAACCTGATGGACAAAAG TGCAAAGACGCGCCTGGCAGCCCTAGATTCTCTGGGAGGGGCCTTTTCCTCCAAGCTGCTCTATGACTTCCTGATAGAGAGACGCCTCACAGTCAGCGACTGCTTGGAGAGGAGCCTGCGCAAGG GTGGTGGAGAGGAGCAGGCTGCAGCGGCCACAGTGTGCGCCCAGCTGTGCGTGCAGCTCGGCGGGGGGGACGAGGGTGAGGAGGGTTTCAAGATCCTCCGGCCCGTCCTCAGCGCCATCATGATTGACGGCTGTGCCAGTGTGTCCGCCCGCCAGAGC TGTGCCCGAGCGCTGGGTATGTGCTGCTACGTTTCTGCTGCGGAAGATGGAGAG GACTTGGTGAAATCCATGAGTCACCTGGAGAGTGTATTCACCATGTCGTACCCCAACCGCGAGGGCACCCTGCCCACCCCCAATGCCGGTGCCCCAGGGCTCCACAGCGCCGCCCTGCATGCCTGGGCCCTGCTCGTCACCCTCTGCCCCGCCTCCCGCCTTACTGTGCTGCTGGACCT ACATCTACCCAAGCTACAGGCCTGCCTGGAGAGCAGCGACGTGAACTACAGGATAGCTGTGGGGGAGACCATAGCCTTGCTGGTTGAACTGGGAAGAGATATAGACAGG GAATTTGAGTTCGAAGACAGCGACACGCTGTGTGAGTGCCTGAAGGGCCTGGCCACCGACGGGAACAAGCACCGTGCCAAGAACGACAGGAGGAAACAGCGCACCATATTCAGAGAGGTGCTACATTACATAGAG AACGAGGACTTCTCCGAGGAGAAGATCCGCTTTGGTGTGGAGGGCATCTACATCGACAGCTGGATGCGCAGGAGGGTCTACGACGCCTTCAAAGAGGTGCTGGAGTCTGGAGTGAGACACCATCTTCAG TTTAACCCGCTGCTGAGGGACATATTTGGCCTGGGACCCCCCCTGATACTGGACTCGTCTGTCAAATCCAGCAAGATCTCTCGTTTCGAGAAG CATCTGTTCAACTCAGCGGCATTCAAAGCCAGGACTAAACTAAGGAACAAAGTGAGGGACAAGAGAGCAGATGTGATGTGA